Sequence from the Nocardia brasiliensis genome:
GATCCTGCGGGTCGTAGCCGGTGAGGTCGGCGATCCGGGTCAGGCGATAGGTGACGGTGTTGCGGTGGATGTAGAGGGCCCGCGCCATCGCGTTGTGATTGAACTGGTTGGCGATGTACTCGTCGAGCGTGCGGATCAGCAGCGGGTGCTCGTCGAGCGGCGCCAGGACCGCGGCCAGATTCGGCAGGGCGGCACCGGCGGTGGAGATCGCGTACTCGAACATCATGTCCTGGCGACGGCACGCCATCTCGGGCCGGTCCAGACAGCGCGCGGTCTCCGCGACGATCCTGGCCTCGGCGTAGGCGGCCGGGATGTCGGCGTGCCTGGCAGCGGGCGCCACGCCGATCCAGAAACCCGGATGCGGCCGATCGGCGCGCAAGCCGAGCCGGGCGGTGAGCGCCGCGACCGGATCGGCGGCGTCGTCCAGCGGGATCAGCGCGGTCCAACCGCCGCTGTCGCGGTGCAGGAACGCGCCGGGCAGCTTGCCGATGCGATAGCGCAGATCGGTCAGCCGTCCCGGCGTGATCTCGCCCTGCCGGACGGCCGCGACCAGGAACGCGTCCGCGAGCGGCGTCTCGAGCTCGCGCGCCCACTCGCCGGGATCGCGCCCGGCGAGCAGTGCGGCGGCGATCTCGTTCTGCTCCAACAGATCCCATCGCGGCTGGCGCGCGTCCTCGACCAGCGCGATCGCGATGCGCGAAAGCACGAGTCCGGCGTAGGTGGTCAACCGCAGGCCCAGTTCCGGGACGAAGGGATGGTCGGCCGGCGTCAGCGCGGGCATCAGCTGCGCCCAGAAGAAGGAGACGCCGACCCGATAGTTGGTCAGTACCTCGTCCAGCGGCATCCCGTCCCGCACGAGCCGCACCGCCCGTTCGACGAGCGGGCCGGTGTCCTGCTCCGACGGCTCCACGCCGTCGGCGGCGTAGCGGAAGAACAGTTCGACGTTGAGTTCGGCGCTCGGCACGAAGTCGGCGTCGAACATCGACTGCGGCAACTGCGCGTACGGCGGATCAGCAAACCGGAACTCGCTGGCCAGCGTCGCGGCACGCGCGCGAAGCTGCGCGATCATCCGCGACCAGTGTTCACTGTCGCCGGCAACCGGGGCGACCAGGGAGAAGTGCGTCATCGAACTTCCTAGCTACTCGGCACAACTCCCTCGGACGATACGCGTTCCCGGCAGCGGGGCGGCACCGGCAGGTGTCGCTCGGCGATGTCTCAGCTACCAGGAAAGCCGGGCGGCAGCGGCTGGAAGTCCGCCTTGAACTTCGGGCCCGGCGGCAGACCGCGCAGCACCGCGCTGGTCCAGGCCACCGCGGGCGGCCAGCCGGTCACCGCGTTGGTGATGTGCTCGGGCACCGGCACGGTGTAGAAGCGCAGGTCGGCGCCGCGTTCCCAGTAGGAGTTCACCGTCGGGAGCACCACCGAGGGCGGGATCAGTTCGTCCCAGAGCCCGTGCCACCACAGCACCGGGGTGTCGGGGATGTACTTGCCCAAGCTGTTGTCCCGCAACACTTTGATGATCTCGGGCGAGGACTCGAGCGACTTGCCTGGCTGGTAGTAGGCGCTGATCGGCCGGTACACGCCCGAGAGCGCGATGGTCGCGTAGCAGCGGCTCTGGAAGTCCCGCAGCAGCTGCTGCCCTTCGGCGGTGAGCAGCTCGTCGACCTTGAACACGTCCGGGTATTCGCGCGCCAGACTTGCCAGCCCGAGCCACATCGTGAAGTTGCTGGTTCCGGTCAGGCCCGGCTGTTCGCGCGTCGCGTAGGCGGCTTCGGCGACCAGGTCACCGGGCGTTCCGCCGATGGTGGTGGCGAGGATGCGCACGTCGGGCGCGTAGGTGGCGCGCAGTTCGGCGGCGCGGATCGACCCGGATCCACCACCGGAATAGCCGTAGAGCGCGATCCCGGAATCGGTGAGCCCCAATCCGGTGTCGTTCTTCACGGCGCGCAGGCTGTCCAGCACCATCTTGCCCTCGGCGTAGGTGTTGAACGTGTTGAACTTGCCGTCGAAGTCGGGCACGTTGATCGCGAAACCCTGCAGCAACCAGTACACCGCGAGCGCGGATTCCTTCATGGTTCCGGTCTGCAGCGTGTAGGACGGATTGCAGGACGAGCTGGTGGAGTCGATCGCCTCCTGGAACGACAGCACCGGACGGGCGCTGCCCTGCCACGGGATGCCCGGCACGATGACCGTCGTCGCGGTCACGATCGGGTTGTCGTGCACGTCGTTCGAGCGGAACAGCAGCTGCTTGGTGTACACCGGGAACGGCAGTCCGAGCAGGCGGGTCTGCACCTCACGCGAGCGCACGATCTGGCCCGGCGCGTACGACTCCAGGTCGGCCGGGTCGTCGTACCAGGGGTCCTCGCTCGGCGTCGGGATCGGCAGCAGGTCGTAGAGCTGCGGTTCGCTCGGCAGCTGCGGCAACTGGTTCTGATCCGGCGGGAAGGTCGGAAACCCCGGCTCCGCCGCAGCCATACCCGCGCCGCCCATCGCCATGAACGCCGACACCGTCAGTACGACGAGCCGCCGCCACCGAGACCTGTCCACTTGTCCTCCAGCACCATTGCCTGCCTATTGCCAGCGTCACACTGATGCGCCGACACCGATCATGCTCACAGCTCAGGGCGACGATGCGCTATCGGCATAACGCCGATGCTCCAGCGCTCCCGTTGTGCACATGCACGGTTCGACCACTCGCACCGGCACGCCTCACTCGGCGCGTCGCGCCTCCAGACTGGCGGCGTAGGCGAGGAGCATGTCGTTGACGACCCTGAGGACGGCCTCGTCCAGACCCGGCGGAGCATAGACGGGGCGGATCACCGCCTGCCCCGAGAAGATGTGCAAGATCGCGAAGCACAGGGGCCCGCGCAGTTCGGCCGGGAAGCGCATCAGACCGCGGTGGACGCGATCGCCGGGATGCGCCGCGGGCACTTCGGTCACCCATCGGCGTGATCAGTTCCCGCCGTGGTGAGCTCGCACGGCGACTTCGCGGTCATGGGTGCGCCCGACGCGTTCAACTGGCTCGTCGGCCGCGCCGAAGGTCGACCGGCGCAACCCGGTTGCGATATTCGCACGCTGCCGTCGACCTTGCTCGACCCCGCCGCGATCGGCACCCTCGGCAGCAGCGTCGGCGCCGCACTGTCCGCGCTGCTCGGCCTGCCGCTCGGAGTGGGCCGCTGACCGAGGATCAGCAGCGCGCTCGTTCCCTGGCGAGGGAGCGAGCGCGCTGTTCCTCGAATCTGGGGATCTTCACCTGCTCGAGATCGTCGAGATAGGCGCCGAGACGCTCCCGGATCTGCTCGCCTCGGGCGCTGAAATCGGTGCGGCCGAAGATGTTCCACTGCCGCAGCACCGGGGTCAGCACCTCCTCGAAGTGCTGGCGCAGGTCGTAGACGCCGTGCTTGGCCATCAGCACACCATTGCGCCGGAAGTTCGGCATGCCGGCGCCTGGCATCTGGAAATTCCGCACGATGGCCTCGATCGCCGCGAGCGCCTGGTCGGGAATGAGATCGAGCGCGGTGCCGCAGATCGTCCGATAGAAGATCATGTGCAGGTTCTCGTCGGAGGCGATGCGCTGCAACATCTTGTCCGCGACCGGGTCACCGCACACCCGACTGGTGTTGCGGTGCGTCACCCGGGTGGCCAGTTCCTGGAAGCTGACGTAGGCCACCGAATGCAGAAAGCCCGCACCGCTTTCCACGTCGGCCGTGCTCGCGCCGGAGGCGAACCCGTTGGTCATGTGAATCATTCGGGCCTGTTCGAGGGCCACGGGATCGACACCGCGGGTCACCACGAGATAGTCCCGGATGACGGTGCTGTGACGCATCTCCTCGGCCGTCCAGCGGCCGACCCAGGTGCCCCACGCGCCGTCGCGGGAGAAGTTCTCGGCGATCTCGCGGTGGTAGGAGGGCAGGTTGTCCTCGGTGAGCAGATTGGTGATCATGGCGGCCTTGGCCACCTCACTGAGCTTCGATTGCTCTGCGTGCCAATCGGTTCCGCCCAGCATGGCGAAGTTGCGGCCCTCGTCCCACGGGATGTAGTCGTGCGGGTGCCAGTCCTTGGTCATCGACAGGTGCCGGTGCACACAGTCTTCGGCGATCGGTTCCAGCTCGGTCAGAATTTCGCGTTGGGTCAGCTCACGCTGCACGCTCGATGCCTACCTTTCGATGTCGGATGATGTGACCGAGGTGAGGTCGCCGTCGTAGCGGCGATAGAGCAGCCGTCCTCGGCCGCTGCACGGATCGGTGCAGAACAGGAACGGTAAGCCGTACTCGCACAACCGTTGTGCGGCTTCGCGCTCGGTGAGATGGGGCGTCGGGTCGGGACGCACGGTGAGCTCGGCGGGCACCGCTCCGGTGGGCAGCCCGAGCCGGTGCTGCCGGGCCAGTCGCACACCGCCTGGACCCGCCCGGTACACCACCGCGTCCATCCCCGTCTCGGCATCGACGAACAGGTGCGCGTCGTAGTCCATCGTGGCGAGTATCGAAACAGCTTCGGCCACGGTGACATTCGACAACGCGCAGCGTTTGCGGCGCGCCACCGGCCTGAGCTCGGAGCTACGCGCCAGCAGCGGCCGCCGGGAATCCGGCCAGCGTGGGCGCACTACCCCGGCACGCACGCCGTCGAGTATCCGGTCCAGTCGCTCGGCGGCGAACATCGCCGCGAAACCGCCGGGCCCGATCGCCTGCGCGCGCACCGGCAGCTCCCCCATCTCGAGGTTGACCTGCACCAGCACCGGACCTTCCGGCCGCACGCCGGTGCCGATCCGCACCCGCGCGAGCGCGTCGAGCCGATGCCTGCGCAGCACCCAGCCGATCGTGCGCCGCGCCTGCGCGCATTGCGCGTCGGTCACCGCACCGCAGGTGGTGACCAGCGGCGTCGTGCCAGGCCCCGGGTGACCGAGCTCGGCAACTGTCATGACATGGCCCCGCTTCCTCTAGTCCGGCACGCTCAGCCGTCCCATGCCATCACCGGGCGCGCACGAGCGGACAGAGCCGAAGGTCACGGTGCGCGGGGACCGACGACCCGAACAAGACCTCTCCGCACGTCCGCCGGATTCCCCTCGTCCCGCTACCGGCGGGCATCATCGAGGTCGAACACGAGGGCCGAAACGGGTCGCGCGAAAACGACGAGGGTGGCACCCGCCGGAGTGCCACCCTCGTGAAATGTCTTGGAGTCAGGAAAGTTTCAGCGAACGCCCGATGATCTCCTTCATGATCTCGGTGGTGCCGCCGTAGATGGTCTGGACCCGGGCGTCCATGTACGCCTTGGCGATCGGGTATTCCTTCATGTAGCCGTAGCCACCGTGCAGCTGCAGGCACCGGTCGATGAGCTCGACCTGCTCCTCGGTGCTCCACCACTTGGCCATCGCGGCGTCCTCGACCGAAAGACGTCCGGCATTGAGGTCTTCGATGAATCGATCGACCAGCACACGCACCGCCGTGGTCTTGGTGGCCAGCTCGGCGAGCACGAAGCGGGTGTTCTGCAGGGCGCCGATCGGCTTGCCGAAGGCCTTGCGATCGCGGACGTACTGACAGGTCATGTCCAGGCAGGCCTCCATCGCCGCGGCCGCCATGACGGCGATGGACAGGCGCTCCTGCGGGAGGTTCTGCATCAGGTGGATGAAGCCGCTACCCTCCTGACCGAGCAGATTGGCGTTGGGCACCCGGACGTCGGTGAAGGTGAGTTCGGCGGTGTCCTGTGCCTTGAGGCCGAGCTTGTCCAGGTTGCGGCCGCGCTCGAAGCCGGGCATGCCGCGCTCGACCACGAGCAGGCTGAAGCCCATGGCACCCTTGTCGGGGTCGGTCTGCGCGACCACGATGACGATGTCGGAGTTGATGCCGTTGGTGATGAACGTCTTGGCGCCGTTGAGCACCCAGTCGTCACCGTCGCGGACCGCGCGGGTCTTGATGCCCTGCAGATCCGAGCCGGTACCCGGCTCGGTCATCGCGATCGCGGTGATGATCTCGCCCGCACAGAAGCCGGGCAGCCAGCGCTGCTTCTGCTCCTCGTTGGCCAACTCCAGCAGATAAGGCGCGATCACATCGTTGTGCAGGGCGAAGCCCAGGCCGGAGTACTGACCGCGCACCGACTCCTCGGCGACGATGGCGTTGTAGCGAAAGTCCTTGACCCCGCCGCCACCGTACTCCTCGGGCATGGCCATGCCGAGAAAGCCCTGCTTGCCCGCCTCCAGCCATACCGAACGGTCGACGATGCCCTGTTCTTCCCACTGCGCGTGGTTCGGTGCGACGTGCTGATCGAGAAACTTGCGGAACGACTCCCGGAACAGTTCGTGCTCGGGTTCGAACAGTGTGCGCTCCACACCAACCTCCTAGTGACCACACCGGCCGGACCACACCGACCCGTCGTTGCGACCTACGGTACCCGGAACCAGAATCGCTGTTCACTTCTGGGGCGGAATTGTTGCCCGACCAGGCACGGCACGCACGCCGCCGCGATCGGGCAGAGATTCGCCGCAAACCGCGGTGGCCTGGCCCACACTATTGCGACCCGGTGTTAACCCGCAGTCCAACTTCCGGTGAACACCGGCGTGCGACCGTTGGGCAATGGCGGCGACCCTCATCGCGACGGCTCCGACCGGTTCCGTTGCGCCTTCCCCCGATCCGGCAGACCCTCCCCCGGCACGCCCGGCCGAGCGCATCGGACTGGCCGCGCTGTTGGCCGGCACCGCGATCGCCTATCTGTGGCACATCACGGTCAACGGTATGGCGAACAACTTCTACGCCGGCGCCGCCTGGGCTGGTGCGCAGAATTGGAAGGCGCTGCTGTTCGGTTCGCTGGACCCCGCCAACTTCATCACCGTCGACAAGCCGCCGGTCTCCCAATGGATCATGGGACTCTCCGGTCAGCTGTTCGGCTTCAGCAGCGCGAGCATGCTCGTGCCGCAGGCACTCATGGCGGTGGGCGCGGTCGCGCTGCTCTATGCCGCGGTCGCGCGGGCCACGGGTAGCCGCGGCGCGGGCCTGCTCGCTGGTGCCGTCCTGGCGGCGACGCCGGTGGCGGCCATGATGTTCCGCTACAACCACCCCGACGCGGTGATGGTGCTGCTGATGACCGCGGCCGCCTACTGCACGATCCGCGCCGCCGCGCACGCGCGCGGGCGCTGGCTCGTGCTGGCCGGTGTCGCGCTGGGGTTCGCCTTCCTGGCCAAGGTGCTCGAGGGGCTCATGGTGGCGCCCGCGCTCGCGCTGACCTATCTGCTCGTCGCACCGACCTCGGTGCGGAACAGGTTGTGGCACTTGGCCGGTGGCGCGGTCGCGCTGATCGTCTCGTCCGGCTGGTATGTGGCGCTGACGGCGCTGTGGCCCGCGTCGTCGCGGCCGTACCTGGCCGGCTCGACGGACAACACGTTCCTGAACACGGTGCTCGGCTACAACGGATTCGGCCGCTTCCTCGGCGACACCGCGCCGAGCGGCCGGATCGACCTCCCCGAGGGATATCAGGCGCCGCCCGGTTTGCTGCAGAGCTTCAACGACTTCGGCGGGCCAGGGGCGGGCAGGCTGTTCGCCGGCGAGAGCGGATTCGAGATCTCCTGGCTGATACCGGCGGCGTTGCTGGCGTTCGGTCTGGTCATCGCGTCCCGCCGGGGCAACCCGCGGACCGATCCGGTGCGCGGCGCGGCGTTGACGTTCGGGTTGTGGCTGGTCACGATGGGCGCCGCGTTCAGCGTGATGGGCGCGATCGAGCACTCGTACTACACCCTCGCCCTCGCACCCGCCGTCGCCGGTGTGCTCGCCATCGGCGTGCACGAACTGTGGCGTCGGCGCGAGGAGGCGTTCGGCAGGCTCGGCACCGCCGCCCTCGTCGCCGCCATGGGTGGCTGGGCTTTCGTTGTGCTGCAACGCAATTCCGAATGGCAGCCGTGGGTGCGCTGGACCATCGCCGGTGCGAGCGCGGTGGTCGTACTCGGATTGCTCGGCACCGCGCTACCGGCGACGGCCGCGGCGCGGACGGCGCGCAGGCGGGTCACGGCGATCCTGGTGGTCGTGGGAGTCATTGCCGGACTCGGTGGTTCGACCGCCTACGCGGCCGCGACGCTGCCGCAGGCACATGCGGGCCGCAGCCCCGTCGTCGGTCCGGCCAAACCCGCGGAGACCGGGATCGCGGCGCTCGTGCGGCGCCAGACCCAGAACTTCGCCGACGGCGGCGCGTTCACCGCGCCGCAGATCGTCGCGATGCTCGCGGGCTCATCGACCACCTGGTCTGCCGCGGTGGACCGCGGTTCGGTCGCCGCCGCACTCGAATTGGCCAG
This genomic interval carries:
- a CDS encoding PucR family transcriptional regulator, whose protein sequence is MTHFSLVAPVAGDSEHWSRMIAQLRARAATLASEFRFADPPYAQLPQSMFDADFVPSAELNVELFFRYAADGVEPSEQDTGPLVERAVRLVRDGMPLDEVLTNYRVGVSFFWAQLMPALTPADHPFVPELGLRLTTYAGLVLSRIAIALVEDARQPRWDLLEQNEIAAALLAGRDPGEWARELETPLADAFLVAAVRQGEITPGRLTDLRYRIGKLPGAFLHRDSGGWTALIPLDDAADPVAALTARLGLRADRPHPGFWIGVAPAARHADIPAAYAEARIVAETARCLDRPEMACRRQDMMFEYAISTAGAALPNLAAVLAPLDEHPLLIRTLDEYIANQFNHNAMARALYIHRNTVTYRLTRIADLTGYDPQDPAGVSTLMAARVARQLLAKSFRP
- a CDS encoding lipase family protein, with the protein product MAMGGAGMAAAEPGFPTFPPDQNQLPQLPSEPQLYDLLPIPTPSEDPWYDDPADLESYAPGQIVRSREVQTRLLGLPFPVYTKQLLFRSNDVHDNPIVTATTVIVPGIPWQGSARPVLSFQEAIDSTSSSCNPSYTLQTGTMKESALAVYWLLQGFAINVPDFDGKFNTFNTYAEGKMVLDSLRAVKNDTGLGLTDSGIALYGYSGGGSGSIRAAELRATYAPDVRILATTIGGTPGDLVAEAAYATREQPGLTGTSNFTMWLGLASLAREYPDVFKVDELLTAEGQQLLRDFQSRCYATIALSGVYRPISAYYQPGKSLESSPEIIKVLRDNSLGKYIPDTPVLWWHGLWDELIPPSVVLPTVNSYWERGADLRFYTVPVPEHITNAVTGWPPAVAWTSAVLRGLPPGPKFKADFQPLPPGFPGS
- a CDS encoding acyl-ACP desaturase yields the protein MQRELTQREILTELEPIAEDCVHRHLSMTKDWHPHDYIPWDEGRNFAMLGGTDWHAEQSKLSEVAKAAMITNLLTEDNLPSYHREIAENFSRDGAWGTWVGRWTAEEMRHSTVIRDYLVVTRGVDPVALEQARMIHMTNGFASGASTADVESGAGFLHSVAYVSFQELATRVTHRNTSRVCGDPVADKMLQRIASDENLHMIFYRTICGTALDLIPDQALAAIEAIVRNFQMPGAGMPNFRRNGVLMAKHGVYDLRQHFEEVLTPVLRQWNIFGRTDFSARGEQIRERLGAYLDDLEQVKIPRFEEQRARSLARERARC
- a CDS encoding sigma 54 modulation/S30EA ribosomal C-terminal domain-containing protein, whose translation is MTVAELGHPGPGTTPLVTTCGAVTDAQCAQARRTIGWVLRRHRLDALARVRIGTGVRPEGPVLVQVNLEMGELPVRAQAIGPGGFAAMFAAERLDRILDGVRAGVVRPRWPDSRRPLLARSSELRPVARRKRCALSNVTVAEAVSILATMDYDAHLFVDAETGMDAVVYRAGPGGVRLARQHRLGLPTGAVPAELTVRPDPTPHLTEREAAQRLCEYGLPFLFCTDPCSGRGRLLYRRYDGDLTSVTSSDIER
- a CDS encoding acyl-CoA dehydrogenase family protein; its protein translation is MERTLFEPEHELFRESFRKFLDQHVAPNHAQWEEQGIVDRSVWLEAGKQGFLGMAMPEEYGGGGVKDFRYNAIVAEESVRGQYSGLGFALHNDVIAPYLLELANEEQKQRWLPGFCAGEIITAIAMTEPGTGSDLQGIKTRAVRDGDDWVLNGAKTFITNGINSDIVIVVAQTDPDKGAMGFSLLVVERGMPGFERGRNLDKLGLKAQDTAELTFTDVRVPNANLLGQEGSGFIHLMQNLPQERLSIAVMAAAAMEACLDMTCQYVRDRKAFGKPIGALQNTRFVLAELATKTTAVRVLVDRFIEDLNAGRLSVEDAAMAKWWSTEEQVELIDRCLQLHGGYGYMKEYPIAKAYMDARVQTIYGGTTEIMKEIIGRSLKLS
- a CDS encoding ArnT family glycosyltransferase; translated protein: MAATLIATAPTGSVAPSPDPADPPPARPAERIGLAALLAGTAIAYLWHITVNGMANNFYAGAAWAGAQNWKALLFGSLDPANFITVDKPPVSQWIMGLSGQLFGFSSASMLVPQALMAVGAVALLYAAVARATGSRGAGLLAGAVLAATPVAAMMFRYNHPDAVMVLLMTAAAYCTIRAAAHARGRWLVLAGVALGFAFLAKVLEGLMVAPALALTYLLVAPTSVRNRLWHLAGGAVALIVSSGWYVALTALWPASSRPYLAGSTDNTFLNTVLGYNGFGRFLGDTAPSGRIDLPEGYQAPPGLLQSFNDFGGPGAGRLFAGESGFEISWLIPAALLAFGLVIASRRGNPRTDPVRGAALTFGLWLVTMGAAFSVMGAIEHSYYTLALAPAVAGVLAIGVHELWRRREEAFGRLGTAALVAAMGGWAFVVLQRNSEWQPWVRWTIAGASAVVVLGLLGTALPATAAARTARRRVTAILVVVGVIAGLGGSTAYAAATLPQAHAGRSPVVGPAKPAETGIAALVRRQTQNFADGGAFTAPQIVAMLAGSSTTWSAAVDRGSVAAALELASHTPVIAIGGFADTDPVPTLEQFQGFVRDHELSYYLVQEMQLPATWRTGAHAPSTPTPPWQVTGKPEIADWVAHHYPATRIGNIAVYDLTAHPN